The following coding sequences are from one Bacteroidota bacterium window:
- a CDS encoding aminopeptidase P family protein, with amino-acid sequence MFNSKIYIKRREQLREQLDSGIILILGNNEAPMNYPANTYHYRQDSDFLYFFGLNHDGLAGIMDIDENKDYIFGNDASMDDIIWMGPQPSMKDRCEKVGIENTEEFTKLDSFIKEAISKGRKIHFLPPYRHDNIIKLASLTETTTDNISKNVSVDLIKAVVKLRSIKDEYEIIEIEKATDTAYKMHTTAMKMAMPGIIEQEIAGIIEGISLANGNPPSFPIILSTNGQTLHNHYHGNILETGRMMVTDAGAETAMNYVSDITRTVPVGGKFNQRQKDIYEIVLKANMDAIKNAKPGIKNRDLHFIAAKVLASGLKDLGIMKGNIDDAVANGAHALFQPHGLGHMMGLDVHDMEGLGEDYVGYDEETKRSDQFGLAFLRLGRKLETGFVFTIEPGCYFIPALIDQWKSENKFTDFINYDKVESFKDFGGIRIEDDILITKDSYRNFSKDIPKTVEEVEKTMAKK; translated from the coding sequence ATGTTTAACTCAAAAATATATATTAAAAGACGTGAACAACTTCGCGAACAACTTGATTCAGGAATTATCCTGATTCTTGGAAATAATGAAGCTCCAATGAATTATCCTGCTAACACTTATCATTACCGACAGGATTCAGATTTTTTATATTTTTTCGGACTTAACCATGATGGACTTGCAGGTATAATGGATATCGATGAAAATAAAGATTATATTTTCGGAAATGATGCTAGCATGGATGATATTATTTGGATGGGTCCTCAGCCATCAATGAAAGATAGATGTGAAAAAGTAGGAATCGAAAATACAGAAGAGTTTACAAAACTTGACAGCTTTATTAAAGAAGCAATTTCAAAAGGGAGAAAGATTCATTTTTTACCACCATACAGACACGATAATATTATTAAACTTGCATCACTAACTGAAACAACCACAGATAATATTAGCAAAAATGTTTCAGTTGATTTGATAAAAGCAGTTGTAAAACTTCGCTCTATAAAAGACGAATATGAAATAATTGAAATTGAGAAAGCAACTGATACCGCATATAAAATGCATACAACAGCAATGAAAATGGCAATGCCGGGAATTATTGAACAAGAAATTGCTGGCATCATTGAAGGTATTTCTTTAGCAAATGGAAATCCCCCATCTTTCCCAATAATTTTGAGTACAAACGGTCAAACTTTACATAATCATTATCATGGAAATATTTTAGAAACAGGACGAATGATGGTAACAGATGCAGGAGCAGAAACAGCAATGAATTATGTATCCGATATTACACGTACTGTTCCCGTTGGAGGCAAATTCAACCAAAGACAAAAAGATATTTACGAAATTGTTCTTAAGGCAAACATGGACGCTATAAAAAATGCAAAACCAGGAATTAAAAATAGAGACCTTCATTTTATTGCAGCAAAAGTTTTAGCATCAGGACTTAAAGACCTTGGAATTATGAAAGGCAATATTGATGATGCTGTTGCAAATGGTGCTCATGCTTTGTTCCAGCCTCATGGACTTGGACACATGATGGGACTTGATGTACACGACATGGAAGGACTTGGTGAAGATTATGTAGGATATGATGAAGAAACAAAAAGAAGCGACCAATTCGGATTGGCTTTTCTTAGATTAGGTCGTAAGCTTGAAACAGGCTTTGTTTTTACCATTGAACCCGGTTGCTATTTTATTCCTGCACTAATAGACCAATGGAAATCGGAAAATAAATTTACTGATTTCATTAATTATGATAAAGTAGAAAGCTTTAAAGATTTTGGTGGAATTCGTATTGAAGATGACATTCTTATTACAAAAGACAGTTATAGAAATTTTAGTAAAGATATTCCTAAAACAGTAGAGGAAGTTGAAAAAACTATGGCAAAGAAGTAA
- a CDS encoding aminopeptidase P family protein: MRYDKIDPQLFIDNREKLVKKLQANSIAIFNSNDEYPRNGDQTFVFRQNSDTFWVSGLDQEKTIVILFPDSPVKKYREMAFVIKTNDKIARWEGHKFTKKEATNISAIKNIFWLDEFEMILNEIMTYANNVYLNSIELPKFKTEVPYKDKRFAKWIKEEYPNHNYHRLAPYVYDLRTKKHSIEIELMGKACEITNKAFRRVLKFVKPDLWEYEIQAEIEHEFLINKATGNAYQPIIAAGKNALCLHYTDNNDKCKNGDLILFDFGAEYANYSADMSRTIPVNGRFSPRQKECYNAVLNVSKQSKNLMKVGASIDEVNSKVNKLMEKEMIKLGLFSEEDISKQYPQKPLYQKYFMHGTSHFMGLDVHDVGQKHLKFEEGMVLSFEPGIYITEENIAIRIENDILITNKGAVNLMENIPVEVDEIEKLMASK; the protein is encoded by the coding sequence ATGCGATACGATAAAATTGACCCACAGTTATTTATTGATAACAGAGAAAAACTTGTAAAAAAACTACAAGCTAATTCAATAGCAATATTTAATTCAAATGATGAATACCCGAGAAATGGAGATCAAACCTTCGTATTCAGACAAAATTCTGACACTTTTTGGGTATCAGGTTTAGACCAAGAAAAAACTATTGTTATTTTGTTTCCTGATTCTCCTGTAAAAAAATATAGAGAAATGGCATTTGTTATCAAAACAAATGATAAAATTGCAAGGTGGGAAGGACATAAGTTTACAAAAAAAGAAGCAACAAATATTTCAGCTATAAAAAACATTTTTTGGCTTGATGAATTTGAAATGATACTCAATGAAATTATGACTTATGCAAACAATGTTTACCTTAACTCAATTGAATTACCAAAATTTAAAACAGAAGTTCCTTACAAGGATAAACGCTTTGCTAAATGGATAAAAGAAGAATATCCAAATCATAATTATCACAGACTTGCTCCTTATGTGTATGATTTGCGTACCAAAAAACATAGCATTGAAATAGAACTAATGGGAAAAGCTTGTGAGATTACCAACAAAGCATTTCGCAGAGTTTTAAAATTTGTAAAACCCGATCTTTGGGAGTACGAAATACAGGCAGAAATAGAACATGAATTTTTGATAAACAAAGCTACAGGGAATGCTTATCAGCCAATAATTGCAGCAGGTAAAAACGCTTTATGCCTTCACTATACCGACAACAATGATAAATGTAAAAATGGCGACCTAATACTTTTTGATTTTGGTGCTGAGTATGCAAACTATTCAGCGGACATGAGCAGAACAATTCCTGTAAACGGCAGATTTTCTCCACGCCAAAAAGAATGTTACAATGCGGTATTGAATGTATCTAAACAATCAAAAAATCTTATGAAAGTGGGTGCTTCTATTGATGAAGTAAATTCCAAAGTGAATAAACTCATGGAAAAAGAAATGATAAAACTTGGATTATTTTCCGAAGAAGATATAAGTAAGCAATACCCACAAAAACCATTGTATCAAAAATATTTTATGCACGGTACTTCACATTTTATGGGACTTGATGTTCATGATGTAGGACAAAAACATTTAAAATTTGAAGAAGGAATGGTACTTTCTTTTGAGCCGGGAATTTATATTACAGAAGAAAACATTGCAATAAGAATAGAAAACGATATTCTCATTACCAATAAAGGAGCAGTAAATTTAATGGAAAATATTCCTGTAGAAGTTGATGAAATTGAGAAATTGATGGCAAGTAAATAG
- a CDS encoding ketoacyl-ACP synthase III, protein MESEVFSIITGTGSYIPSQIIKNEDFLNNTFFNSAGEKIPKENSEIIDKFQKITGIEERRYIEDNHVTSDIGFFAAQKAIETSSIDKESLDYIIVAHNFGDVEKSNNRSDIVPSIAARIKYKLGINNPFTVAYDLPFGCPGWLQGVIQADYFIKSGDAKKILVIGVEALSRVSDPHDIDSMIYSDGAGATILEASKSKEAVGILTHSTRSDTKEFAHLLKMDKSYNPDSQSNELFLKMNGRKLYEYAITTVPQLVKDSIDKIGYFINDIKKILIHQANEKMDDAIVKRLFRLYDIKQVPQNIMPMIIKKIGNNSVATLPILYDLLINGKIENQSLNSKDNFVFASVGAGMNVNALVYKMP, encoded by the coding sequence ATGGAAAGTGAGGTATTTTCAATCATTACAGGGACAGGGAGTTACATTCCAAGCCAAATAATTAAAAACGAAGATTTTTTAAACAATACATTTTTTAATTCAGCAGGAGAAAAAATCCCTAAAGAGAATAGTGAAATAATTGATAAATTTCAAAAAATTACAGGAATCGAAGAACGAAGATATATTGAGGATAATCATGTAACATCAGATATTGGTTTTTTCGCTGCCCAAAAAGCAATAGAAACATCATCCATTGACAAAGAAAGCCTTGATTATATTATAGTTGCTCATAATTTTGGTGATGTTGAAAAGTCAAATAATCGCTCTGATATTGTACCGAGTATTGCTGCAAGAATAAAATATAAATTAGGAATTAATAATCCTTTTACTGTTGCCTATGATTTACCATTTGGTTGTCCGGGATGGCTACAAGGGGTTATTCAAGCAGATTATTTTATTAAATCAGGAGATGCAAAAAAAATATTAGTGATTGGTGTAGAAGCATTATCAAGAGTTTCCGACCCACATGATATTGATAGTATGATTTATTCTGATGGTGCAGGAGCAACAATTCTTGAAGCTAGTAAAAGTAAAGAAGCTGTGGGAATATTAACACATTCCACAAGATCGGATACCAAAGAATTTGCACATTTGTTAAAAATGGATAAATCCTACAATCCTGATAGTCAAAGTAATGAACTTTTTCTTAAAATGAACGGAAGAAAATTATACGAATATGCAATAACAACAGTTCCTCAACTTGTGAAAGACAGTATTGATAAAATCGGATATTTTATTAACGATATTAAAAAAATACTTATTCATCAAGCTAATGAAAAAATGGATGATGCTATTGTTAAAAGGCTATTTCGCTTGTACGATATAAAACAAGTTCCCCAAAACATTATGCCAATGATAATAAAAAAAATAGGGAATAATTCTGTTGCCACTTTGCCGATTCTGTATGATTTATTAATTAATGGGAAAATAGAAAATCAAAGTTTAAATTCGAAAGATAATTTTGTTTTTGCATCAGTTGGTGCGGGAATGAATGTTAATGCATTAGTATATAAAATGCCATAA
- a CDS encoding DNA cytosine methyltransferase encodes MTEKYKIASLFSGCGGFDLGFIKSGFEIVWANDFFKEAVETYKKNIGDHIVYGDITKIPSDEIPNNFDILLGGFPCQGFSVANTKRSMEDERNFLYKELLRLIKDKQPKFFVGENVKGLLSMQQGKVIKMIIDDFKALGYNVKYRLLKASDYGVPQNRERVVIIGNRLGLKNPFPKITHGLVNDLFNDSIKPYISVKDVVGHLANVRTRDKSFELEGEIIYNHVARTNVADKFWGRKHKVNQHEICDYLKYWRNKSGWSTKKIDEHFGYAHTAGHWFRKDNNSGSIPNPSDWWELKKILGFDDTYDKAVTELELKEIKFEQSLRINNWELPSDTITATGPEIHPNRERRMSVRECAIIQTFPDDFIFCGSLGNLYKQIGNAVPVLLAEKIAEVIKVELDKYEQSNKKAIRTTKENRNIRAEVFE; translated from the coding sequence ATGACAGAAAAATATAAAATAGCTAGTTTGTTTTCAGGTTGTGGAGGATTTGACCTCGGATTTATTAAATCAGGATTTGAAATAGTTTGGGCAAATGATTTCTTTAAAGAAGCAGTAGAAACATACAAAAAAAATATTGGAGACCATATAGTTTATGGCGATATAACTAAAATTCCTAGTGATGAAATACCTAATAATTTCGATATTCTTCTAGGTGGCTTTCCTTGTCAAGGGTTTTCAGTTGCCAACACTAAACGTAGTATGGAAGACGAAAGAAATTTTTTATACAAAGAACTTTTAAGATTAATTAAGGACAAACAACCTAAATTTTTTGTTGGAGAAAATGTAAAAGGATTACTTTCTATGCAACAAGGAAAAGTAATCAAAATGATTATTGATGACTTCAAAGCTTTAGGTTACAATGTTAAATATAGACTTCTAAAAGCATCCGATTATGGTGTTCCTCAAAATAGAGAAAGAGTTGTAATTATAGGAAATCGTTTGGGACTCAAAAACCCGTTCCCTAAAATAACACACGGTTTAGTTAATGATTTGTTTAATGACTCTATAAAACCTTATATTTCTGTAAAAGATGTTGTTGGTCATTTAGCAAATGTTAGAACAAGAGACAAATCCTTTGAATTAGAAGGAGAAATAATTTATAATCACGTAGCTCGAACAAATGTTGCTGATAAATTTTGGGGTAGAAAACACAAAGTAAATCAACACGAAATTTGTGATTATTTGAAATATTGGAGAAATAAAAGTGGTTGGTCGACTAAAAAAATAGACGAACATTTTGGATATGCACATACCGCAGGACACTGGTTTAGAAAAGACAATAATTCAGGTAGTATTCCAAATCCAAGTGATTGGTGGGAACTTAAAAAAATTCTAGGATTTGATGACACTTATGACAAAGCAGTAACCGAATTAGAACTTAAAGAAATAAAATTTGAACAATCTTTAAGAATAAACAATTGGGAATTACCTAGTGATACAATTACTGCAACTGGACCAGAAATTCATCCAAACAGAGAACGAAGAATGTCAGTAAGAGAATGTGCGATTATTCAAACTTTTCCAGATGATTTTATTTTTTGTGGTAGTTTAGGTAATTTGTATAAACAAATAGGAAATGCTGTACCTGTACTTTTAGCAGAAAAAATAGCTGAAGTAATTAAAGTAGAATTAGATAAATATGAGCAATCTAACAAAAAAGCAATTAGAACAACTAAAGAAAATCGAAATATTAGAGCAGAAGTATTTGAATAA